From the genome of Parazoarcus communis, one region includes:
- a CDS encoding efflux RND transporter permease subunit translates to MARFFIDRPIFAWVIALVIMLAGALSILELPVSQYPAIAPPAVVINAKYPGASAQAVEESVTQIIEQKMTGLDGLLYMNSSSDAYGSSAITLTFDADTDPDIAQVQVQNKLQLAMPLLPTAVQAQGVQVAKSARNFLMVIGFVSPEGKQDGVDLADFVVSSVQDSLSRVTGVGEVTVFGSQYAMRVWLSPEKLNNYKLTPADVKAAIQAQNTEVSAGQLGGTPALPGQGFTASITAQSRLQTVEQFEAILLRTSAQGGEVRLADVARVEIGAESYGTVARYNGKPAAGVGIKLAAGSNALETANAVRAKLDQMKPYFPEGIDVVVPYDTTPFVRISIEEVVKTLIEAVVLVFLVMYLFLQNLRATLIPTIAVPVVLLGTFGVMAAFGFSINTLTMFGVVLAIGLLVDDAIVVVENVERVMSEEGLSPKEATRKSMRQITGALVGIGLVLSAVFVPMAFFGGSTGVIYRQFSVTIVSAMALSVLVAIVFTPALCATMLKPVEKGHDIGEGGMFSGFFGWFNRMFDRNTRRYESAVGGILNRSLRFIAIYLAIVVVLGLLFVRMPTSFLPEEDQGVMFNQVMLPAGATQERTIEVLEKVEKHFLENEKDTVKALFTVAGFSFGGSGQNMGIGFVNLKSWDERQGPGMDVKSVAGRAMGAFSQIREAMVFAFVPPAVIELGTSNGFNVQLQDRSGLGHNALVAARNQFLGMAAQDKRLVGVRPNGQDDTPEFRLEVDHAKAGALGISVADINDMLATAWGGSYVNDFIDRGRIKKVYVQSDASARMTPEDMNKWFVRNSMGEMVPFSAFATARWTYGSPRLERYNGQSSIEVLGQAAPGLSSGEAMAAVEEIMTKLPAGIGYEWSGTSFEERRSGSQAPALYALSLLVVFLCLAALYESWSVPFAVMLVVPLGVLGALLAATGRGLSNDIYFQVGLLATIGLSSKNAILIVEFAKAEMEAGKDLITATLTAVRMRLRPILMTSLAFGLGVLPLAISTGAGSGSQNAIGTGVLGGTIAATVLGIFFVPLFYVVIKRIFKDKPAQPENHVAAAPEERT, encoded by the coding sequence ATGGCTCGCTTCTTTATCGACAGGCCCATCTTCGCGTGGGTGATTGCGCTGGTCATCATGCTCGCAGGGGCATTGTCCATCCTTGAGCTTCCCGTGTCGCAGTATCCGGCGATCGCGCCTCCGGCCGTCGTCATCAACGCCAAGTATCCCGGTGCGTCCGCCCAGGCGGTGGAAGAGTCGGTGACCCAGATCATCGAGCAGAAGATGACTGGGCTCGACGGTCTGCTCTACATGAACTCGTCCAGCGATGCCTACGGTTCTTCGGCCATCACGCTGACCTTCGACGCGGACACCGATCCCGACATTGCCCAGGTCCAGGTGCAGAACAAGTTGCAGCTTGCCATGCCCTTGTTGCCGACGGCGGTGCAGGCGCAGGGTGTGCAGGTGGCAAAATCCGCGCGCAACTTCCTGATGGTGATCGGTTTCGTTTCGCCTGAAGGCAAGCAGGATGGCGTCGATCTGGCGGACTTCGTGGTGTCGTCGGTGCAGGACTCACTATCGCGCGTCACCGGCGTCGGCGAAGTGACGGTTTTCGGTTCGCAGTACGCCATGCGCGTGTGGCTGTCGCCCGAAAAGCTGAACAACTACAAGCTCACGCCTGCTGACGTGAAGGCGGCAATCCAGGCCCAGAACACCGAGGTTTCTGCTGGTCAGCTCGGTGGCACGCCAGCATTGCCTGGCCAAGGCTTTACTGCCTCGATCACGGCGCAGAGCCGCTTGCAGACTGTTGAACAGTTCGAAGCCATTCTGTTGCGGACCTCGGCCCAGGGTGGTGAGGTACGTCTGGCCGACGTGGCACGGGTGGAGATCGGCGCCGAGAGTTACGGTACCGTTGCCCGTTACAACGGCAAGCCGGCTGCCGGAGTCGGCATCAAGCTGGCCGCAGGTTCGAACGCGCTCGAGACCGCGAATGCGGTGCGCGCGAAGCTCGACCAGATGAAGCCCTACTTCCCTGAAGGCATCGATGTCGTTGTGCCCTACGACACCACGCCCTTCGTGCGGATTTCGATCGAGGAAGTGGTCAAGACCCTGATCGAAGCCGTGGTGCTGGTATTCCTGGTGATGTACCTGTTCCTGCAGAACCTGCGTGCGACACTGATCCCGACCATTGCCGTGCCGGTGGTGCTGCTTGGCACTTTCGGCGTGATGGCGGCCTTCGGCTTCTCGATCAACACCCTGACCATGTTCGGCGTCGTGCTCGCCATTGGTCTGCTGGTTGACGATGCGATCGTGGTGGTCGAAAACGTCGAGCGGGTGATGAGCGAGGAAGGTCTGTCTCCCAAGGAGGCGACCCGCAAGTCGATGCGTCAGATCACCGGTGCGCTGGTGGGTATCGGCCTGGTGCTGTCCGCGGTGTTCGTGCCGATGGCTTTCTTCGGCGGCTCGACCGGGGTGATCTATCGTCAGTTCTCGGTAACCATCGTGTCAGCCATGGCGTTGTCGGTGCTTGTCGCCATCGTGTTCACACCTGCGCTGTGCGCGACCATGCTCAAGCCGGTGGAAAAGGGGCACGACATCGGCGAGGGCGGCATGTTCTCGGGCTTCTTTGGCTGGTTCAACCGCATGTTCGACCGCAATACCCGACGCTACGAGTCGGCGGTGGGCGGCATCCTCAATCGCAGCCTGCGCTTCATCGCCATCTATCTGGCGATCGTGGTGGTGCTCGGCTTGCTCTTCGTTCGCATGCCGACCTCCTTCCTGCCAGAGGAGGACCAGGGGGTGATGTTCAACCAGGTCATGCTGCCCGCAGGGGCGACCCAGGAGCGCACGATCGAGGTCCTGGAGAAAGTCGAGAAGCATTTTCTGGAGAATGAGAAGGACACGGTGAAGGCCCTGTTCACCGTTGCCGGTTTCAGCTTCGGTGGCAGCGGTCAGAACATGGGTATCGGCTTCGTGAACCTGAAAAGCTGGGACGAGCGCCAAGGTCCCGGCATGGACGTCAAATCGGTTGCAGGGCGTGCGATGGGTGCGTTCTCGCAGATCCGCGAGGCGATGGTGTTTGCCTTCGTACCGCCGGCGGTGATTGAGCTCGGTACCTCGAATGGCTTCAATGTTCAGTTGCAGGATCGTTCGGGTCTTGGCCACAACGCCTTGGTGGCAGCACGTAACCAGTTTCTGGGCATGGCGGCGCAGGACAAGCGGCTGGTCGGCGTACGTCCGAACGGTCAGGACGACACGCCTGAATTCCGCCTCGAGGTTGACCACGCCAAGGCAGGCGCGCTGGGCATCTCGGTTGCTGACATCAACGATATGCTGGCAACCGCGTGGGGCGGCAGCTACGTGAATGACTTCATCGACCGTGGCCGGATCAAGAAGGTCTACGTGCAGTCCGACGCCTCGGCGCGGATGACGCCCGAAGACATGAACAAGTGGTTCGTGCGCAACAGCATGGGCGAGATGGTGCCATTCTCGGCTTTTGCCACGGCGAGATGGACTTACGGTTCGCCGCGTCTGGAGCGCTACAACGGACAGTCGTCGATCGAGGTGCTGGGGCAGGCTGCGCCTGGCCTGTCATCGGGTGAAGCGATGGCTGCAGTCGAAGAGATCATGACCAAGCTGCCCGCAGGCATCGGCTACGAGTGGAGCGGTACCTCGTTCGAGGAACGTCGCTCGGGCTCGCAGGCTCCTGCGCTGTATGCCTTGTCACTGCTGGTGGTCTTCCTCTGCCTGGCGGCGCTGTACGAGAGCTGGTCGGTACCGTTTGCGGTGATGCTGGTGGTGCCGCTCGGCGTGCTGGGTGCCTTGCTAGCAGCGACCGGTCGCGGGCTGTCGAACGACATCTACTTCCAGGTGGGTCTGCTGGCGACCATCGGTCTGTCGTCGAAGAACGCCATTCTGATCGTCGAGTTCGCCAAGGCGGAGATGGAGGCGGGCAAGGATCTGATTACCGCGACGCTGACCGCGGTGCGGATGCGTCTGCGTCCGATCCTGATGACCTCGCTGGCTTTCGGTCTGGGCGTGTTGCCTCTGGCCATCAGCACCGGCGCGGGTTCCGGCAGCCAGAACGCGATCGGTACCGGCGTGCTCGGTGGCACGATCGCCGCCACCGTGCTGGGCATCTTCTTCGTGCCGCTGTTCTACGTTGTGATCAAGCGCATTTTCAAGGACAAGCCGGCGCAGCCTGAGAATCACGTTGCGGCAGCGCCGGAGGAACGGACATGA
- a CDS encoding efflux RND transporter periplasmic adaptor subunit: MQNRPQLLFKTLAVALAGATILASCSGGEQTGQAGPAGGPPPAPTVGVVVAVAESVPLVSELPGRTSPYMVAELRPQVTGLVQKRLFTEGSEVKAGQTLYQIDASTYRAAHDSAKASHARAEANLYSARLKATRYADLVKIDAVSKQANDDAVAALKQAEADVASARAAVETARINLDFTSVTSPISGRIGRSAVTPGALVTANQATALATVQQLDPIYVDLTQSSAELLGLRRAMEAGKLKSSSAKAVPVQLVLEDGTQYAAEGKLAFSEVTVDQGTGSVTLRAVFPNPKGELLPGMYVRAKLAQGEADNAILVPHAAVSRDPRGNPMVMVAGAENKVEARMITTTRSLGDKWVVTDGLAAGDRIIVDGLQRIRPGATVQPQEAGAAAPAAASAAK, translated from the coding sequence ATGCAGAACCGCCCCCAACTGCTTTTCAAAACACTTGCCGTGGCGCTGGCTGGTGCCACCATTCTCGCGTCCTGCAGCGGCGGTGAGCAGACTGGTCAGGCAGGCCCTGCGGGCGGTCCGCCCCCGGCTCCCACGGTAGGCGTTGTTGTTGCCGTGGCCGAATCGGTTCCGCTGGTGAGCGAATTGCCGGGTCGCACGTCGCCTTACATGGTCGCCGAGCTGCGGCCGCAGGTCACCGGGCTCGTGCAGAAGCGCCTGTTTACAGAGGGTAGCGAGGTCAAGGCCGGTCAGACCCTGTATCAGATCGATGCCTCCACCTATCGCGCGGCTCACGACAGCGCCAAGGCCAGCCATGCACGTGCCGAGGCCAATCTTTACAGCGCGCGCCTGAAGGCCACGCGCTACGCGGATCTGGTGAAGATCGATGCCGTGAGCAAGCAGGCCAACGACGATGCGGTCGCTGCGCTCAAGCAGGCCGAGGCCGATGTGGCCTCCGCCCGCGCGGCGGTCGAGACCGCCCGCATCAATCTTGATTTCACCAGCGTCACATCCCCGATCTCGGGGCGCATCGGCCGCTCTGCCGTGACCCCGGGTGCGCTGGTCACCGCCAACCAGGCGACCGCGCTGGCGACGGTGCAGCAGCTCGATCCGATCTACGTGGACCTGACACAGTCGAGCGCCGAACTGCTCGGTCTGCGGCGCGCAATGGAGGCGGGAAAGCTCAAGAGTTCCAGCGCGAAGGCCGTCCCGGTCCAGCTCGTGCTCGAAGACGGCACCCAGTACGCGGCCGAGGGCAAGCTGGCCTTCTCCGAAGTGACGGTTGATCAGGGCACCGGCAGTGTGACCTTGCGTGCCGTCTTCCCCAATCCGAAGGGTGAGTTGCTGCCCGGCATGTACGTTCGTGCAAAGCTTGCACAGGGCGAGGCGGACAACGCCATTCTGGTGCCGCATGCCGCCGTCAGTCGCGACCCGCGTGGCAATCCGATGGTGATGGTGGCCGGCGCCGAAAACAAGGTCGAGGCGCGCATGATCACGACCACGCGTTCGCTGGGCGACAAGTGGGTCGTGACCGATGGTCTCGCTGCAGGCGATCGCATCATCGTCGATGGCCTGCAGCGCATCCGCCCTGGCGCCACGGTGCAGCCGCAGGAGGCCGGTGCCGCTGCACCGGCTGCCGCGTCGGCGGCGAAGTGA
- a CDS encoding TetR/AcrR family transcriptional regulator, producing MNAEAHTPADCSRAEARRAQILAAASDCFRAHGFHGASISQISKSAGMSAGHIYHYFENKEAIIAAIVAHDLDELLTLSATWRAADDILEAMIDGVVEGVKENLERGKAVLKLEILAEASRNPEIAVIVRNASKCCNENITDILRLARGAKGLSTDDETITNMVEILATLFEGVLARSVRNPDLDADQFADAFQSVVRSLIAGPGFATSPPV from the coding sequence ATGAACGCAGAAGCGCATACGCCCGCGGACTGCTCACGCGCAGAAGCGCGTCGAGCCCAGATCCTTGCAGCGGCTTCCGACTGCTTTCGTGCTCACGGCTTCCATGGTGCCAGCATCTCGCAGATTTCCAAGTCCGCTGGCATGAGCGCAGGGCACATTTATCATTATTTCGAGAACAAGGAAGCGATCATTGCCGCCATCGTCGCGCATGATCTTGATGAATTGCTGACGCTCAGCGCCACGTGGCGTGCCGCCGACGACATCCTTGAAGCCATGATCGATGGCGTGGTGGAAGGCGTGAAGGAGAACCTTGAGCGCGGGAAAGCCGTGCTCAAACTCGAGATCCTCGCAGAAGCGTCGCGCAATCCCGAGATCGCCGTCATCGTGCGCAATGCCAGCAAGTGCTGCAATGAAAACATCACCGACATCCTGCGCCTGGCGCGCGGCGCCAAAGGACTGAGCACCGACGATGAGACGATCACCAACATGGTCGAAATTCTCGCCACGCTGTTCGAAGGCGTACTGGCACGGAGCGTGCGCAACCCTGATCTTGATGCCGACCAGTTCGCCGACGCCTTTCAGTCCGTCGTGCGGAGTCTGATCGCGGGTCCGGGATTCGCGACCAGTCCGCCCGTCTGA
- a CDS encoding adenosine deaminase, translating into MDLETYIRALPKAELHLHIEGSLEPEMMFALAQRNGVTLPWSSVEATRAAYAFSDLQSFLDLYYAGAAALIHEQDFYELAMAYFARAHADGVVHAELFFDPQTHTERGVAFQTVLDGLERACDEARVQYGISSRLILCFLRHLSEDEGFATLEQAVPHVSRIHGVGLDSSEKGHPPSKFARLFARCRELGLHIVAHAGEEGPPAYIVEALDLLKVERIDHGVRAAEDPALVERLVREQTPLTVCPLSNIKLCVFPTLQDHNLKQLLDAGLKVTINSDDPAYFGGYIGQNFLATAEALHLSRAELKRIARNSLEASFVGDAERTPWLARLDALPED; encoded by the coding sequence ATGGACCTCGAAACCTATATCCGCGCCCTGCCCAAGGCCGAGCTTCACCTGCACATCGAGGGCTCGCTCGAACCCGAGATGATGTTCGCGCTGGCGCAGCGCAATGGCGTGACCCTGCCATGGTCGAGCGTCGAGGCCACCCGCGCCGCCTACGCATTTTCCGACCTGCAGAGCTTTCTCGACCTCTACTACGCGGGTGCCGCTGCACTGATCCATGAGCAGGACTTCTACGAGCTCGCCATGGCCTACTTCGCCCGCGCGCATGCGGATGGAGTGGTGCATGCGGAGCTGTTCTTCGACCCCCAGACCCACACCGAACGCGGCGTCGCCTTCCAAACGGTGCTCGACGGCCTTGAACGCGCGTGCGACGAAGCCCGCGTGCAGTACGGCATCAGTTCGCGCCTGATCCTGTGTTTCCTGCGCCACCTGAGCGAGGACGAAGGCTTTGCCACGCTGGAACAGGCCGTGCCGCATGTTTCACGCATTCACGGTGTCGGCCTCGACTCCTCCGAAAAAGGCCATCCGCCGTCCAAGTTTGCCCGTCTCTTTGCGCGCTGCCGCGAGCTGGGCCTGCATATCGTCGCCCATGCCGGCGAGGAAGGCCCACCCGCCTACATCGTCGAGGCGCTGGATCTGCTCAAGGTCGAACGCATCGATCATGGCGTGCGCGCGGCCGAAGATCCGGCGCTGGTCGAACGCCTGGTGCGCGAACAGACTCCGCTGACGGTCTGCCCGCTGTCGAACATCAAGCTGTGCGTCTTCCCCACGCTTCAGGACCACAACCTGAAGCAACTGCTCGATGCCGGGCTGAAAGTCACGATCAACTCGGACGATCCCGCCTACTTCGGCGGCTACATCGGCCAGAACTTTCTCGCCACCGCCGAAGCCCTGCACTTGAGCCGTGCCGAACTCAAGCGCATCGCGCGCAACAGCCTCGAAGCGAGCTTTGTCGGCGACGCCGAGCGTACCCCCTGGCTGGCGCGCCTCGACGCATTGCCCGAAGACTGA
- a CDS encoding BMP family ABC transporter substrate-binding protein, producing the protein MTDRRTVLKWSAALAATTLLPVSAVNAQSTGPLKVGFVYVGPVGEAGWTFAHDLGRRAVEAAFPGKVKTTFIESVAEGADAERVVRSLAQDGHGLVFTTSFGYMDATLKVARQFPKVMFQHATGYKTAANLGTYDVRTYEGAYLAGVVAGKMSKSGKLGVVGSHPIPEVIRNINAYTLGARSVNPAATTRVIWVNSWFDPGKERQAALTLLAQGADVLMQNTDSPAVLQAAQEKGAYAFGWDSDMHAYGPKAQLAASEINWGVWYTKVVGEMLEGSFKPQQQVWYGLKEGAIDLGRLGDMLPADVKQLVAERRQGIIDGSRPVFMGPLRDQAGKEVVAAGKDMNDKDKLAMSYYLEGVEGTVPGGK; encoded by the coding sequence ATGACTGACCGTCGTACCGTCCTCAAGTGGAGCGCAGCGCTGGCTGCCACCACACTGCTCCCCGTCTCGGCCGTAAATGCCCAGAGCACCGGGCCATTGAAGGTGGGCTTCGTCTATGTCGGTCCGGTCGGCGAGGCAGGCTGGACCTTCGCCCACGACCTTGGCCGGCGTGCCGTCGAAGCCGCGTTCCCGGGCAAGGTGAAGACGACCTTCATCGAGAGCGTGGCCGAGGGCGCGGACGCCGAGCGCGTCGTGCGCAGTCTTGCACAGGACGGGCACGGTCTGGTCTTCACCACCTCCTTCGGATACATGGATGCCACGCTCAAGGTCGCCCGCCAGTTCCCGAAGGTGATGTTCCAGCACGCCACCGGCTACAAGACCGCCGCAAACCTGGGCACCTACGACGTCCGCACCTACGAGGGCGCGTATCTTGCCGGCGTCGTCGCCGGCAAGATGAGCAAGTCCGGCAAGCTCGGCGTGGTCGGCTCACACCCGATTCCGGAAGTCATCCGCAACATCAACGCCTACACGCTGGGCGCACGCAGCGTGAACCCGGCCGCCACCACCCGCGTCATCTGGGTCAATTCCTGGTTCGATCCCGGCAAGGAGCGCCAGGCTGCACTGACCCTGCTCGCGCAAGGTGCCGACGTGCTGATGCAGAACACCGACTCGCCCGCCGTGCTGCAGGCCGCGCAGGAGAAGGGCGCCTATGCCTTCGGCTGGGATTCCGACATGCACGCCTACGGCCCGAAAGCGCAGCTGGCCGCCAGCGAGATCAACTGGGGCGTGTGGTACACCAAGGTGGTCGGTGAAATGCTGGAAGGCAGCTTCAAGCCGCAGCAACAGGTCTGGTACGGACTCAAGGAGGGTGCAATCGACCTCGGCCGTCTTGGCGACATGCTGCCGGCCGACGTGAAGCAACTTGTGGCCGAACGCCGTCAGGGCATCATCGACGGCAGCCGCCCGGTGTTCATGGGACCGCTGCGTGACCAGGCCGGCAAGGAAGTCGTCGCAGCCGGAAAGGACATGAACGACAAGGACAAGCTGGCGATGAGTTACTACCTGGAAGGCGTCGAGGGCACGGTCCCCGGCGGCAAGTAA
- a CDS encoding metal-dependent hydrolase has translation MDTLTHALSGALAGRLLAPRKGVAGALPPPVWQAVAVGTAAATFPDLDFVLGFVSELTYLRGHRGVTHSLLLMPVWALLVAALMAGLFRLRRGREAAASWRAFYLIACSGIFIHILGDLITQFGTMILAPFSDRRFGWGTTFIIDLGFSGIILAGLLASALWRRSRVPAGLALVVLAGWVGLSASARHDAIEFARAHATANDIDIVSVDAVPRPASPFNWTAVVFDGERYHYAHINTRRSEPLEVTESDNFIRRLSAAYAPLSMAQWTVRPVFGNGDASAIARQVWDEDKFAFYRWFAMFPMLDQVEPAAGGGVCVNFVDLRFETPGRDGVPFRYGLCGGASEGWRIFERVTGGRRWIGE, from the coding sequence ATGGATACCCTGACACATGCCCTTTCCGGTGCCCTCGCCGGTCGTCTGCTTGCGCCGCGCAAAGGTGTGGCAGGTGCGCTGCCGCCACCGGTATGGCAGGCCGTTGCGGTCGGCACGGCTGCCGCGACATTTCCCGATCTCGATTTCGTGCTCGGATTCGTCTCCGAGCTGACTTACCTGCGCGGGCATCGCGGCGTCACCCACTCCCTGCTGCTGATGCCGGTGTGGGCCCTGCTGGTCGCAGCGCTGATGGCCGGCCTGTTCCGCCTTCGACGCGGGCGCGAGGCCGCAGCGAGCTGGCGCGCCTTCTACCTGATCGCCTGCTCCGGCATCTTCATCCACATCCTCGGCGACCTGATCACCCAGTTCGGCACCATGATTCTGGCGCCCTTCTCGGACCGGCGCTTTGGCTGGGGAACGACCTTCATCATCGACCTCGGCTTTTCAGGCATCATCCTTGCCGGCTTGCTGGCAAGCGCGCTCTGGCGTCGCAGCCGTGTCCCCGCCGGGCTGGCACTCGTGGTGCTTGCGGGCTGGGTGGGGCTGAGTGCATCGGCGCGTCACGACGCCATCGAGTTTGCGCGCGCCCACGCCACGGCGAACGATATCGACATCGTGAGCGTGGATGCGGTGCCCCGACCGGCGTCGCCGTTCAACTGGACGGCTGTTGTGTTCGATGGCGAGCGCTACCATTACGCCCACATCAATACCCGGCGCAGCGAGCCGCTTGAGGTGACCGAGAGCGACAACTTCATTCGCCGTCTGTCGGCGGCCTATGCGCCGCTGTCGATGGCACAGTGGACGGTGCGTCCGGTGTTTGGCAACGGGGACGCCAGCGCCATTGCGCGCCAGGTATGGGACGAGGACAAGTTCGCCTTCTATCGCTGGTTTGCGATGTTTCCGATGCTCGATCAGGTCGAGCCAGCCGCTGGCGGCGGTGTTTGCGTGAACTTTGTCGATCTGCGTTTCGAGACGCCGGGGCGCGATGGCGTGCCCTTCCGCTACGGTCTGTGCGGTGGCGCGTCCGAGGGCTGGCGGATCTTCGAACGCGTCACCGGCGGACGCCGGTGGATCGGGGAGTGA